A stretch of Pseudoprevotella muciniphila DNA encodes these proteins:
- the prmC gene encoding peptide chain release factor N(5)-glutamine methyltransferase, whose protein sequence is MNAIYHKLLSVLSLYSEEREARAEAFYILEEVFGITRTDVYADKVRNLSGEEQRLFNEIVDRVGQGMPVQYAVGHSWFKGRKFSVNPDVLIPRPETEELVDMVAAWCKNKSYTILDAGTGSGCIAISLKLALPQCTVTACDISEKALATASENAERLGADVILEKQDILCFPSDKTFDILVSNPPYVCESEKSSMQRQVIGFEPHTALFVSDKDPLIFYKSLAVMGKTAKGVFCELNAALALQTQFLFEAEGYKHVVIEKDAFGKNRFLKTEFH, encoded by the coding sequence AGAAGCGCGTGCTGAAGCCTTTTATATCCTCGAAGAAGTCTTCGGCATCACACGTACAGACGTTTATGCTGACAAAGTTAGGAATTTATCAGGTGAGGAGCAACGTCTTTTCAACGAAATAGTTGACAGGGTGGGGCAGGGTATGCCTGTACAATACGCTGTTGGGCATTCTTGGTTCAAAGGCAGAAAATTCTCAGTAAACCCTGATGTTCTCATTCCCAGACCGGAAACGGAAGAACTTGTGGACATGGTTGCTGCCTGGTGTAAAAACAAATCATATACCATCCTTGACGCAGGAACAGGGAGCGGCTGCATAGCCATCAGTTTGAAACTTGCCTTACCACAATGCACCGTCACGGCGTGCGACATCAGCGAAAAAGCGCTTGCCACTGCCAGTGAAAATGCTGAAAGACTTGGTGCAGATGTTATTTTAGAAAAACAGGACATTCTCTGTTTTCCTTCTGATAAAACATTCGATATATTAGTGAGCAATCCACCTTATGTATGCGAAAGCGAAAAATCAAGCATGCAACGCCAAGTCATTGGCTTCGAACCGCATACGGCACTCTTCGTCAGCGACAAAGACCCGCTCATATTCTACAAATCTCTTGCCGTTATGGGAAAAACGGCAAAAGGTGTTTTCTGCGAACTCAATGCTGCATTAGCACTACAAACACAATTTTTATTCGAAGCCGAAGGTTATAAACACGTCGTTATCGAAAAGGATGCTTTTGGAAAAAACAGATTTCTGAAAACTGAGTTTCACTGA